The following are from one region of the Dehalococcoidia bacterium genome:
- a CDS encoding flavodoxin family protein produces the protein MRLVAVFGSPRQGGCSDTLAEAFLDEAQRLEVQIERFRLSKLNYRGCLGCGLCKTDRAECVQRDGLTPVLQAVRECDVLLVASPVYFLDVSSQTKGFIDRCYSFCAPQIVGSPFRVRLSEGKTVVFVVTQGADAESFTDLPNRYRFVFDMIGFARIHVIRGCGLGFKKDAVTRRKDLLIDARKTARKVIFMAGL, from the coding sequence ATGAGACTTGTAGCGGTATTCGGAAGCCCCAGACAAGGGGGTTGTAGCGACACCCTGGCTGAAGCATTTCTCGATGAGGCGCAACGACTCGAAGTTCAGATTGAGCGCTTCCGGCTCAGTAAGTTGAATTACAGGGGATGCCTGGGATGTGGTCTCTGCAAGACCGATCGCGCAGAATGCGTTCAGCGGGATGGTCTGACTCCTGTCCTACAAGCCGTGCGAGAATGTGACGTTCTCCTTGTTGCTTCGCCTGTCTACTTCCTGGACGTATCGTCGCAAACCAAGGGGTTCATCGACAGGTGCTATTCGTTTTGTGCGCCTCAAATCGTTGGCAGTCCCTTCCGGGTCAGACTGTCGGAAGGAAAGACTGTTGTATTTGTTGTTACCCAGGGAGCCGATGCAGAATCTTTCACCGATCTCCCCAACCGCTACCGATTTGTATTCGATATGATCGGCTTTGCCCGAATACACGTGATTCGCGGTTGTGGACTTGGGTTCAAGAAAGACGCAGTTACTCGCCGCAAAGACCTGTTGATAGACGCCAGGAAAACTGCTCGCAAGGTGATTTTCATGGCAGGTCTATAG
- a CDS encoding enoyl-CoA hydratase/isomerase family protein: protein MNYETILLQKQDKVATITLNRPEKLNTMSPELMSDLTKVMGEVERDDEIRAVIVTGAGRAFCAGGDVPKLFASSRDPITVMGLAHDGARMVSAMRNLPKPLIAAVNGPAIGGGLNIALACDIIIAAENASFCSAFISLGFHPDTGGIYFLTRLVGVARACELIFTGKTINAFEAERIGLVNHVVPADKLEATARELATRLANGPSKAIGLAKASIYQSLTMDMASVLELEARSVGMTLATEDANAAIDAFVEKRKVVFKGK from the coding sequence ATGAATTATGAGACCATTCTACTGCAAAAACAGGATAAGGTGGCTACAATTACCCTCAACCGACCAGAAAAGCTGAACACCATGAGCCCCGAACTGATGTCTGACTTGACGAAGGTAATGGGCGAGGTGGAAAGGGACGATGAAATCAGAGCCGTCATCGTCACCGGCGCTGGCAGGGCGTTTTGTGCGGGAGGGGATGTTCCCAAGCTCTTTGCGTCATCGAGAGACCCGATAACGGTCATGGGGCTTGCCCATGACGGGGCCAGGATGGTCTCCGCCATGAGAAACCTGCCTAAGCCGCTAATCGCGGCAGTTAATGGTCCTGCTATAGGTGGGGGCTTAAACATTGCCCTTGCTTGCGACATCATCATTGCAGCCGAAAACGCCAGTTTCTGCTCTGCCTTTATCTCTCTGGGATTCCATCCGGACACTGGCGGGATATACTTCTTGACGCGACTAGTCGGTGTTGCCCGTGCCTGCGAACTGATCTTCACCGGAAAGACGATAAATGCTTTTGAAGCGGAGAGAATCGGACTGGTCAATCACGTGGTGCCGGCCGACAAACTGGAGGCCACGGCCAGAGAACTCGCAACCAGACTGGCCAACGGCCCATCAAAGGCAATAGGCTTAGCCAAGGCTTCTATTTATCAATCATTGACCATGGATATGGCATCGGTGCTGGAGCTTGAGGCCAGATCTGTCGGCATGACCCTTGCCACTGAAGATGCGAATGCAGCCATCGACGCATTCGTCGAGAAAAGAAAGGTCGTATTCAAAGGAAAATGA
- a CDS encoding NAD(P)/FAD-dependent oxidoreductase produces MRKLSRLFEPINIGNVELRNRIIQQGMGTGLGENYRVNDRLIRFVRTASEGGTALIILGCCYPAHFEFTKPQYTAVTMGVGIWDDKFIPGLRTLTQAAHDHGAKIAAQILLNYEWRSGKDAPLEAVGPSEGPGGPGVGPVRELRIDEIGQIVEQFGEGARRARESGFDIVEFHAGIGYFINRFLSPYSNKRTDDYGGSPEKRRRFLLEIIDAAKKKAGSDFPLMCRISADEFMEGGNTMEDTKKTVPVLERAGVAALNVQVGWHETNRPMIQQWVPAGAFVYAAEEVKKVTSLPVVAAYRIDDPALAEEIIGKGRADMVGMARALLADPAFPNKAREGRIDDIRHCLACCRCIETVMSGSSVVCSVNAELGAEPIKPALESKRVVVIGGGPAGMEAARVAAIRGHKVVLFEKDRSLGGLMILGAVLNDKVEKLLRWMTRQVESLPIDVRLGTEVTPDMLESIKSDVLIIAPGGEAVIPEVPGVQGNHVITGHDIKNLINGIPPQKGLSWKVSTLVAKHAAGQPSLMRKSMGLPFPIGKKVVIVGGQFAGCELALTLMEKGKKVTILEESKRLGSDIGPVSRWTELSMLKEGGVQMETLVKVKEITDKGVRVIRADSSEDFFEADTVVLTLGLKKNSELSASQEGKIPAVYLIGDATGENSVKRIGGAIASGFEIGNSI; encoded by the coding sequence ATGCGCAAGCTCAGCCGACTGTTTGAGCCGATCAACATAGGGAATGTGGAACTGAGAAACAGGATAATCCAGCAGGGCATGGGCACTGGGCTGGGAGAGAACTACCGAGTGAATGACCGGCTGATCCGATTCGTGAGGACGGCCTCTGAAGGCGGTACGGCCTTGATCATTCTAGGATGCTGCTATCCGGCCCATTTCGAGTTCACCAAGCCTCAATATACGGCTGTCACTATGGGGGTCGGCATCTGGGACGATAAATTCATCCCCGGCCTCAGAACTCTGACACAGGCAGCGCATGACCATGGCGCCAAAATAGCTGCCCAAATACTCCTCAACTATGAATGGAGGTCCGGAAAGGACGCCCCTCTGGAAGCAGTCGGACCTTCTGAGGGACCGGGAGGTCCCGGCGTTGGTCCGGTCCGGGAGTTGAGAATCGATGAGATCGGCCAGATCGTGGAGCAGTTCGGAGAAGGTGCCAGAAGGGCGCGAGAATCCGGATTCGATATTGTGGAATTCCATGCCGGGATAGGCTACTTCATTAATCGATTTCTTTCACCGTATTCCAACAAACGCACCGACGATTATGGCGGAAGCCCGGAGAAAAGGAGGCGATTCCTTCTTGAAATCATTGACGCGGCAAAGAAGAAGGCCGGGAGCGATTTCCCCCTCATGTGCCGCATTTCCGCCGACGAGTTTATGGAGGGTGGCAACACCATGGAGGACACCAAAAAGACGGTGCCGGTCTTGGAGAGAGCGGGGGTTGCGGCCCTCAATGTGCAGGTAGGATGGCATGAAACCAATAGGCCAATGATTCAGCAATGGGTGCCGGCCGGGGCTTTCGTTTACGCGGCTGAGGAGGTCAAAAAGGTGACCAGTCTCCCGGTGGTCGCTGCCTACAGAATCGACGACCCTGCTCTGGCCGAGGAGATAATAGGAAAAGGAAGAGCCGATATGGTCGGTATGGCGCGTGCCCTCCTTGCCGATCCTGCATTCCCTAACAAGGCGAGAGAAGGCAGGATCGATGATATCCGCCATTGTCTTGCCTGTTGCCGGTGCATCGAGACGGTGATGTCGGGCAGTTCCGTAGTTTGCAGCGTGAACGCTGAGCTGGGAGCAGAGCCGATAAAACCTGCCTTGGAGAGCAAGCGAGTGGTCGTCATCGGAGGCGGACCTGCTGGCATGGAGGCAGCCAGGGTAGCTGCAATCCGGGGCCATAAAGTGGTTCTCTTCGAGAAGGATCGAAGTCTGGGCGGTCTCATGATATTGGGAGCCGTCTTGAACGACAAGGTTGAGAAGCTGCTCAGGTGGATGACCAGACAGGTCGAGAGCCTGCCTATTGATGTGAGGTTGGGGACGGAGGTAACCCCCGATATGCTGGAAAGCATAAAATCGGACGTGCTTATCATAGCTCCCGGTGGTGAAGCCGTCATTCCGGAAGTGCCCGGTGTCCAGGGCAACCATGTAATCACCGGTCATGATATCAAGAATCTGATCAACGGGATCCCGCCTCAGAAAGGCCTATCGTGGAAAGTCAGCACTCTTGTCGCGAAGCATGCCGCCGGTCAACCATCACTCATGAGGAAGTCCATGGGTTTGCCTTTCCCGATCGGGAAAAAGGTGGTTATCGTCGGCGGGCAGTTTGCAGGATGCGAGCTTGCACTAACGCTGATGGAGAAAGGAAAGAAGGTGACCATTCTGGAAGAATCCAAACGCTTGGGCTCTGACATCGGTCCGGTCTCCAGATGGACAGAATTGTCTATGCTGAAGGAAGGCGGGGTCCAAATGGAGACCCTGGTCAAGGTGAAGGAGATAACGGACAAAGGTGTCCGAGTGATCCGGGCAGACAGTAGCGAAGACTTCTTCGAGGCGGATACGGTCGTACTGACACTGGGTCTCAAGAAGAATTCGGAGCTGTCTGCCAGCCAGGAGGGGAAAATCCCTGCCGTCTACTTGATCGGCGACGCCACTGGTGAGAATTCGGTCAAGAGGATTGGAGGTGCTATCGCTTCTGGTTTCGAGATCGGGAACAGTATCTAA
- a CDS encoding transposase yields the protein MRTANQLTFTTYEASLKLKPSDPIKMIFDKIDWSFVHRLAKDKYSPQGADGYDPLSLFKAQLLIYLGEVKSDRHLAATLRYDARLCLLCGFNFLKTPSNGTFTNFRDRLGEDIFYEALHCLIAQAITLKVIRGGHTATDSTHLWAHSSRFGKKTCSCKGKCDCPRSYSDSDAQWGHKTKEYAFFGYKAHLIVDAKSQLPLEVIVTPGNDNDSPYANPLLKGARKKHPDNRIASNAADSAYDAYENYRFAIEEMGVAPIIALNRRNGPDALSVGELTLSADGQYTCMAGFQVVYWGKESRRNRLKFRCPAALGKCQCLSQSVCSPSSYGKTFYLHPDRDYRLVGPVPRGTARWKEKYNARTSVERAYSEEKGSHRLDSPRVRGLPRIKIHVYLALCGQVAKKDRGCDHRRAHQASTIAMPDKSLAEPYNGCTIAYSRDDTVCAS from the coding sequence ATGAGAACAGCCAATCAGCTCACCTTCACCACCTATGAGGCATCCCTTAAGCTCAAACCCAGTGATCCGATCAAGATGATCTTCGATAAAATCGACTGGTCCTTTGTCCATCGCCTGGCCAAAGACAAGTATTCCCCTCAAGGAGCAGACGGTTACGATCCACTCTCGTTGTTCAAGGCGCAACTCCTGATCTATCTGGGCGAGGTGAAATCGGACCGGCATCTGGCGGCTACCCTGCGATACGATGCCAGACTCTGCCTCCTTTGCGGATTCAACTTCCTGAAGACGCCTTCCAACGGCACCTTCACCAATTTCCGTGATCGTCTGGGGGAAGATATCTTCTATGAGGCCCTTCATTGTCTGATTGCCCAGGCCATCACCTTAAAGGTTATCCGGGGAGGCCATACCGCCACCGATTCCACTCACTTATGGGCACATTCCAGCCGGTTCGGCAAAAAGACCTGCTCCTGCAAGGGGAAGTGCGATTGCCCCCGGAGCTATTCCGATTCCGACGCCCAATGGGGACACAAGACCAAGGAATATGCTTTCTTCGGCTACAAGGCTCATCTCATCGTAGATGCCAAATCCCAATTGCCTCTGGAAGTGATCGTCACCCCGGGCAATGACAACGATTCCCCCTATGCCAACCCGCTCCTCAAGGGAGCCAGAAAGAAGCATCCCGACAACCGGATCGCTTCCAATGCTGCCGATTCTGCCTATGATGCTTATGAAAACTATCGGTTCGCCATTGAGGAAATGGGGGTGGCTCCGATTATCGCCTTGAATCGGCGCAATGGACCGGATGCGCTTTCCGTCGGCGAACTCACCCTTTCAGCGGATGGCCAATACACCTGCATGGCGGGATTCCAAGTCGTCTACTGGGGAAAAGAGTCCCGGAGGAATCGGCTTAAATTTCGATGTCCGGCAGCTCTGGGTAAATGCCAATGTCTCTCCCAATCGGTTTGTTCGCCTTCAAGCTATGGAAAAACCTTTTATCTTCACCCTGATCGCGATTATCGTCTGGTCGGGCCTGTTCCGAGAGGAACCGCTCGCTGGAAAGAGAAGTACAATGCCCGCACCAGCGTGGAGAGAGCCTACTCCGAAGAGAAGGGTTCTCATCGTCTGGATAGCCCCAGGGTCAGAGGATTGCCCAGGATCAAGATCCATGTCTACTTGGCCTTATGCGGGCAAGTGGCCAAAAAAGATCGGGGCTGTGATCACCGAAGAGCTCATCAAGCCTCAACCATCGCCATGCCCGATAAGAGCTTAGCCGAGCCGTACAACGGATGCACTATCGCATATTCAAGGGATGATACTGTCTGTGCAAGCTGA
- a CDS encoding SDR family NAD(P)-dependent oxidoreductase, with amino-acid sequence MVKYLSGMLSGKVAIVTGSSRGIGKAIALELARAGADVVVAARTEIEGKKLPGTIHQTASEIRAMNRQALAIKTNLTQEQDIENLVSQALNHFGHVDILVNNAAISTRGTLLEVPLNQYDLLWSVNVRGPVMCTRAVLPHMIARRSGSIINVSSAISFIAADPDLEKRLGTSTSVAYSMTKAAVNVLTVVLAKEVAPHNITVNAFEPVWTATEGMLILHPEPPPSVPVQSPQMWGKYAVLVACSKLHGQLLTEEMLRQQFGPV; translated from the coding sequence ATGGTCAAATATTTGTCGGGTATGCTCAGTGGCAAAGTTGCGATAGTTACGGGAAGCAGCCGCGGAATCGGGAAGGCGATTGCCCTCGAGTTGGCTCGCGCCGGAGCCGATGTTGTTGTGGCTGCCCGAACCGAAATTGAAGGGAAGAAGTTGCCAGGTACAATCCACCAGACTGCCAGTGAGATAAGAGCTATGAACAGGCAAGCTTTGGCAATCAAGACCAATCTAACGCAGGAGCAAGACATCGAAAACCTCGTATCCCAGGCACTGAACCATTTCGGACATGTCGACATCCTGGTCAACAATGCAGCCATAAGTACCCGGGGAACCCTCCTCGAAGTCCCTTTAAACCAGTATGATCTGTTGTGGTCGGTGAACGTCAGAGGGCCCGTTATGTGCACGAGAGCAGTGTTGCCCCACATGATAGCCCGAAGATCCGGCAGTATTATTAATGTCTCCTCTGCTATCAGCTTCATAGCCGCTGATCCTGACCTGGAAAAAAGGCTGGGCACCTCAACCAGCGTCGCCTATTCGATGACCAAAGCGGCTGTCAACGTCCTGACCGTCGTATTGGCGAAGGAGGTCGCCCCACACAATATTACCGTTAATGCTTTCGAGCCCGTGTGGACCGCCACAGAAGGCATGCTAATTCTCCATCCCGAACCGCCACCGTCTGTTCCTGTGCAGTCACCTCAAATGTGGGGGAAGTATGCCGTTCTGGTTGCTTGCTCGAAGCTTCACGGTCAGCTTCTCACTGAGGAAATGTTACGCCAGCAATTCGGCCCCGTGTGA
- a CDS encoding ribbon-helix-helix domain-containing protein, whose amino-acid sequence MAKVVVTFKLEEEIYSKLKEIAGKEGRGVSEILRESLTDWLQNKKQVTTPDFIAFIKQQKNAARNWSEIASAVLDKYGISLDKEQLKSLSR is encoded by the coding sequence ATGGCAAAGGTGGTAGTGACATTCAAACTGGAAGAAGAGATATATTCAAAGCTAAAGGAGATAGCTGGGAAAGAAGGCAGAGGAGTTTCGGAGATATTGAGGGAGTCTTTGACCGATTGGCTGCAGAACAAGAAGCAGGTTACAACTCCCGATTTCATTGCTTTCATAAAGCAGCAAAAGAACGCTGCCAGAAATTGGTCTGAAATAGCATCTGCCGTGCTCGACAAATACGGTATCTCTTTGGATAAGGAACAGCTAAAATCTCTTTCAAGATAG
- a CDS encoding SDR family oxidoreductase: MGESLKGRVAVVTGGGGGIGREICLLMAREGAKLVVNDYGTALDGSGQDSTPANKVVADITKEGGIAIANLDSVATWHGGENIIKTAVDNFGEIDILVNNAGVARDRMVFNMSEQEWDIVVKTHLYGSFFCTRHALPLMRKQNYGRLIFMSSNASYGVSVGQANYGAAKAGMLCLSGVVANSLGKNGVTSNAIFPHADTRLSMSEAAKKERERTGVAPAGDRDPSVVAPMVVYLCSEAAASITNQIFDVSGSEISRFSWPLEPVKSIFSRGVPWTVENLAKDIPNTLAKGR, encoded by the coding sequence ATGGGAGAATCGCTCAAAGGTAGAGTCGCTGTGGTTACAGGCGGGGGCGGCGGGATTGGCCGGGAGATTTGTCTGCTTATGGCAAGGGAGGGAGCCAAACTTGTAGTGAATGACTATGGGACAGCTTTGGACGGCAGCGGACAAGACAGTACTCCCGCCAACAAAGTGGTTGCTGATATCACGAAAGAAGGGGGGATTGCCATTGCGAATCTCGATAGCGTGGCCACCTGGCATGGTGGAGAAAACATAATAAAAACCGCCGTAGACAACTTCGGCGAGATAGATATTCTGGTCAACAACGCAGGGGTCGCCAGAGACCGCATGGTGTTCAACATGTCGGAGCAGGAATGGGACATCGTGGTGAAGACCCATCTCTATGGCAGTTTCTTCTGCACCAGGCATGCTCTACCCCTGATGCGGAAACAGAACTATGGCAGACTGATCTTCATGTCCTCGAATGCGTCTTATGGGGTAAGCGTGGGGCAGGCAAACTATGGGGCTGCCAAAGCGGGGATGTTGTGTCTTTCTGGCGTTGTTGCCAACTCCTTGGGGAAGAACGGCGTGACCAGTAATGCCATTTTCCCGCATGCCGATACCAGACTGAGCATGAGTGAAGCAGCGAAAAAGGAGAGAGAGCGCACAGGGGTTGCTCCGGCAGGAGACAGAGACCCCAGCGTTGTAGCGCCAATGGTGGTATATCTGTGCAGCGAGGCAGCGGCAAGCATAACCAATCAGATCTTTGATGTATCCGGTAGCGAGATATCGCGTTTCTCGTGGCCGCTTGAGCCGGTAAAGAGCATTTTCAGCAGAGGAGTGCCGTGGACGGTTGAGAATCTGGCTAAAGATATTCCGAACACCCTGGCGAAGGGACGGTAA
- a CDS encoding CoA transferase encodes MSQPLEGIRVIDWTIWQQGPVATAMLGDLGADVIKIEDRRGDPARGMSRIAGLSTKSSPGNFYFDTNNHNKRSLTVDLAQDAGKELIYRLVKTSDVLVHNFRRGVPERIGLDYATLSKHNPKLIYATASGYGPKGPDSAAPAFDRCGLARSGIMSTLGEPDMPPLMMMGGIADQTGAIMLSYAVLAALIARERLGIGQEVDVSQLGSMIHLQALNVAASLDLGQALPRKRRAEEGNPLSNHYQCKDGKWISFAMLQADRYWPTLCQAMGMHQYEKDPRFATMDKRSQNSKEIIPIMDRVFATKTRDEWMKQFQKAGGDLIYAPVNDINDVIRDPQVLENGYIADFDHPARGKVKMVGMPLHFSKTPAGIRLPAPELGQHTEEILLELGYNWDNITNLKDEGIV; translated from the coding sequence ATGTCACAACCATTAGAAGGCATACGCGTCATCGATTGGACCATCTGGCAACAAGGGCCGGTAGCCACTGCCATGCTTGGCGATCTTGGGGCCGATGTCATCAAGATCGAAGATCGGCGTGGTGATCCCGCTCGAGGCATGTCCCGCATAGCTGGACTTAGCACCAAAAGCAGTCCCGGGAACTTCTATTTTGATACCAACAATCACAACAAGCGGAGTCTGACCGTCGATCTTGCACAGGATGCGGGAAAGGAACTCATTTATCGTCTGGTTAAGACTTCTGACGTTCTGGTTCACAACTTCCGCAGAGGCGTGCCCGAACGGATCGGGTTGGATTATGCCACTCTTTCCAAACACAATCCAAAGCTCATATACGCCACGGCCTCGGGATATGGTCCTAAGGGTCCTGATTCTGCGGCCCCAGCTTTCGATCGCTGTGGCTTGGCTCGATCAGGGATCATGAGCACGCTTGGCGAGCCCGATATGCCCCCTCTCATGATGATGGGAGGTATTGCCGACCAAACCGGAGCTATAATGCTATCTTACGCTGTGCTCGCTGCCTTAATAGCCCGTGAACGTCTCGGCATAGGCCAGGAGGTGGATGTTTCCCAACTCGGAAGTATGATTCACTTGCAGGCGCTTAACGTAGCTGCCTCCTTGGATCTTGGGCAGGCGTTACCCAGGAAAAGGCGTGCCGAGGAAGGGAATCCTCTCTCCAATCACTACCAGTGCAAGGATGGTAAATGGATTTCCTTTGCTATGCTTCAGGCTGATCGCTATTGGCCAACTCTTTGCCAAGCCATGGGCATGCACCAATATGAGAAAGATCCACGTTTTGCCACAATGGACAAAAGGTCGCAGAACTCCAAGGAAATCATTCCTATCATGGACCGGGTTTTTGCTACTAAAACCCGTGATGAATGGATGAAACAATTTCAGAAGGCGGGGGGGGACCTCATCTATGCGCCGGTGAATGACATCAATGATGTCATTCGTGACCCCCAAGTATTGGAAAATGGTTACATCGCCGACTTCGACCATCCTGCGCGGGGAAAGGTAAAGATGGTTGGGATGCCCTTGCATTTTTCCAAAACTCCTGCAGGCATCCGGCTGCCCGCTCCCGAGTTGGGCCAACATACGGAGGAAATTTTGCTGGAATTGGGTTACAACTGGGACAATATCACGAACCTAAAAGATGAGGGCATAGTCTAA
- a CDS encoding 2-hydroxyacyl-CoA dehydratase family protein — protein MSKDKTTATKSTKTAQESYKIVKRMYSKAREAVNEGAPVAWVMVASIAEEMLYAMDVVPVYTENYGAVCAAKKGAGPLLEAAEADGFSNVICGYVRTGLGHAAKRKELGMIPPDAPEGGMADPTMLIGSSAGCDPRFKWYQAMGRYMDVPYFTFEVLMPPNNVDPDKVREFYVPYQVQELKRLKAFLEKTLGRKMDEDKLMAAVVTAEQTRTMWWRCYEIRRSVPCPMPTEDMLSCVVPGMFHPSDPESINFYKGLYDELEERVRNHIGVVPEERYRLIWGGGLPPWHSMNLFNHFEDQGAVCVIETCYCQFEPFEDAHKYNDPLERLARWYYHRFTTKQKKALQGPGHPRVQRLLDWIDEYQADGLVMHGSISCRATTVGQMYFENVLRDYVRIPTLFMESDIVDDRDYSELQTKAKIDAFIETMETHKRKPR, from the coding sequence ATGAGCAAGGATAAAACTACCGCAACCAAATCCACCAAGACTGCCCAAGAGAGTTACAAGATCGTAAAGCGGATGTATTCGAAGGCACGTGAGGCAGTGAACGAGGGAGCGCCAGTGGCCTGGGTGATGGTGGCATCCATCGCCGAAGAGATGCTTTATGCTATGGATGTTGTCCCCGTATACACTGAAAACTATGGGGCGGTGTGCGCGGCCAAGAAAGGGGCCGGTCCCCTTCTTGAGGCTGCTGAGGCTGATGGCTTTTCCAATGTCATATGTGGCTATGTTCGCACAGGCCTCGGTCATGCTGCCAAACGCAAGGAATTGGGGATGATCCCTCCGGATGCTCCGGAGGGCGGCATGGCCGATCCCACCATGCTTATCGGTTCCAGCGCCGGTTGCGATCCGCGCTTCAAGTGGTATCAGGCGATGGGGCGGTATATGGATGTGCCTTACTTTACCTTTGAAGTGCTCATGCCCCCCAACAATGTTGACCCGGATAAGGTACGGGAGTTCTATGTACCCTATCAGGTTCAGGAGCTCAAGCGACTGAAGGCGTTTCTGGAGAAAACTCTGGGGCGGAAGATGGACGAGGACAAGCTGATGGCAGCCGTAGTCACCGCCGAGCAGACCCGGACGATGTGGTGGAGGTGCTACGAGATACGCCGTTCCGTTCCGTGCCCCATGCCTACCGAGGACATGTTGAGTTGCGTGGTTCCCGGCATGTTTCATCCGTCGGATCCCGAATCGATCAATTTTTACAAGGGGTTGTACGACGAGCTGGAAGAACGGGTCCGCAATCATATCGGAGTGGTGCCGGAGGAAAGATATCGACTTATCTGGGGTGGCGGTCTGCCTCCATGGCATAGTATGAACCTCTTCAACCACTTCGAGGACCAGGGAGCGGTATGTGTTATCGAGACCTGTTATTGCCAGTTCGAGCCATTCGAGGATGCTCACAAGTACAATGATCCGCTGGAGCGTTTGGCCCGCTGGTATTACCATCGCTTTACCACCAAGCAGAAAAAAGCCCTTCAGGGACCGGGACATCCCCGTGTTCAGCGGTTGTTGGACTGGATAGACGAATATCAAGCCGATGGCTTGGTGATGCACGGCAGTATCTCCTGTCGCGCCACCACTGTGGGTCAGATGTATTTTGAGAACGTTCTGCGCGATTATGTCAGGATTCCCACGTTGTTTATGGAAAGCGATATCGTGGACGACCGGGACTACTCGGAGCTCCAGACGAAAGCAAAGATCGACGCTTTCATCGAGACCATGGAAACGCACAAGCGGAAACCCCGTTGA
- a CDS encoding 2-hydroxyacyl-CoA dehydratase family protein — MMRKATQAKGLAKADELYLDRTQRARELQKEGKKVIGYMCCFPPVEMITALDMVPLRIMGDVNEPITKADSYVETIMCSFVRSCFDLAMKGKYDFLDGLVIPHSCDTVLKIYDLWTHYKPLALNHYLDVPHMLQPASAEFFKVALGRLQNALEQVAGAELTDEKLCQAIELHNQSRALLRQLYHLRKIDPPLITGREVIRLVTVAMTIPVREANELIQEVIKEVGNRQGNRSGKKPARVMVYGTDIDNEAFIKLVEDCGANVVVDDICTGTKAFWHDVEITEDLLDGLVDRYLFKTNCARTYRESPGNYLADMENRFGYIRDFARDWQVDGVVLYVIRFCDTVELDVPDVRDYLQGQGYPVLHIEDDYMATNVGQLKTRIQAFLETIS; from the coding sequence ATGATGAGAAAAGCAACTCAGGCCAAGGGTCTTGCCAAGGCGGATGAGTTGTATCTTGACCGTACTCAGCGAGCCCGGGAGCTTCAAAAGGAGGGAAAGAAAGTCATTGGTTATATGTGCTGCTTCCCACCGGTCGAGATGATTACGGCCCTTGATATGGTACCCCTACGCATAATGGGAGATGTCAATGAGCCCATTACCAAGGCGGACTCTTATGTAGAGACGATCATGTGCTCCTTCGTGCGCAGTTGTTTTGATCTGGCTATGAAGGGTAAGTATGACTTTCTTGACGGCTTGGTGATTCCCCACAGCTGCGATACGGTGCTCAAGATATACGACCTCTGGACGCATTATAAGCCTCTGGCTCTTAATCACTACCTCGATGTGCCTCACATGTTGCAGCCGGCTTCGGCTGAATTCTTCAAAGTCGCGCTAGGCAGGCTGCAAAACGCTCTGGAGCAGGTTGCGGGGGCCGAACTCACTGATGAGAAACTGTGCCAGGCTATAGAGCTGCATAATCAGAGTCGTGCGCTGTTGCGTCAGCTTTATCACCTGAGGAAAATCGATCCGCCCCTCATAACGGGGAGAGAGGTGATCCGGCTGGTTACCGTTGCCATGACGATACCTGTCCGCGAAGCCAACGAACTCATTCAGGAGGTTATCAAGGAGGTCGGCAACCGGCAGGGAAACAGGTCGGGGAAGAAACCGGCCCGGGTGATGGTGTACGGTACCGATATCGACAATGAAGCCTTCATCAAGCTGGTGGAGGACTGTGGCGCCAATGTGGTCGTCGATGACATCTGCACGGGCACGAAAGCCTTCTGGCATGACGTAGAAATCACCGAGGATTTGCTCGATGGCCTGGTGGACCGTTATCTCTTTAAGACGAACTGTGCCCGCACGTACCGCGAGTCGCCCGGCAATTATCTGGCCGATATGGAGAATCGGTTTGGCTACATCCGGGACTTTGCCCGCGACTGGCAGGTCGATGGCGTAGTCCTCTACGTGATCCGATTTTGCGATACCGTAGAGTTGGATGTGCCGGACGTCAGGGACTATCTGCAGGGCCAGGGTTATCCGGTGTTGCACATTGAGGACGACTACATGGCAACGAATGTGGGCCAACTCAAGACACGTATCCAGGCGTTTCTGGAGACGATCAGTTGA